In the Bartonella apihabitans genome, CTTGAACAATATCCCGACCAATTGATGCGTGCCTGTGTTGAACTTGCCAAAGATTGGCGCACCGATCGTTATTTACGTAAATTGGAAGCGATGATGCTGGTGGCCGATAAAAATGTAACATTGGCTTTGACAGGGCTCGGCGATGTGCTTGAACCTGAAGATGGCATTATGGCAATCGGTTCGGGCGGTAATTTTGCTCTTTCGGCAGCGCGTGCACTGATCGACACCGATATGGATGCCGAAACAATTGCCCGCAAAGCCATGAAGATTGCTTCCGATATTTGCGTTTACACCAATAGCAACTTTATTGTTGAAACGCTTGATGCCGAATAATGATTGAATGTTTCCATGTCGCTTCTTGTCGGTTGAGCTTTAAACCTGACAGGAAGTGTGAAAGAGAGAGCACTTTTAGATGAGTTCTGTATTTTCCCCCCGCGAAATAGTTTCCGAGCTTGATCGCTTTATTATCGGACAAAAAGATGCCAAGCGTGCTGTTGCTATAGCATTGCGTAACCGTTGGCGTCGTCAGCAGCTTCAAGGCGAAATGCGCGAAGAAGTGATGCCGAAAAATATTCTGATGATCGGGCCGACCGGTGTTGGCAAGACCGAAATTGCCCGTCGCCTTGCAAAACTTGCCGGTTCACCTTTTGTCAAGGTTGAAGCAACCAAGTTTACTGAGGTCGGCTATGTCGGCCGTGATGTTGAACAGATTATACGTGATCTTGTTGAAGTGGCCATCAATCTTGTCCGTGAGAAAAAACGTGAAGCGGTGAAAGCCAAAGCCCATATCAACGCCGAAGAACGTGTTCTGGATGCGCTGGTTGGTAAAACCGCAAGTCCTGCAACCCGCGACAGTTTCCGCAAAAAATTGCGTGAGGGCGAGCTTGACGATAACGAAATTGAAATAGAAGTTGCAGATAACAGCCCGAATAGTGCGCCCACCTTCGACATTCCCGGTATGCCGGGCGCGCAAATGGGCATTATGAATTTGTCCGATATTTTCGGTAAAATGGGTGGACGCACCAAGACACGGAAAACGACGGTCAAAAATGCATTCAAACCATTGATCGAAGACGAGTCCGACAAGCTTCTTGATCAGGACCAGATTGTTCAGGAAGCGCTTCGTTCCACTGAAAATGACGGCATTGTCTTCATCGACGAGATCGACAAGATTGCAGCCCGTGAAGGCGGCCTTGGTGCCGGTGTTTCGCGTGAAGGTGTGCAGCGCGATCTGTTACCTTTGATTGAAGGAACAACTGTTGCCACCAAATATGGTCAAATCAAAACCGATCATATTCTGTTTATTGCTTCCGGCGCGTTTCACGTTT is a window encoding:
- the hslV gene encoding ATP-dependent protease subunit HslV — translated: MTEHKPDTMYGTTIITVRKGNKVVIAGDGQVTLGQTIMKGNARKVRRIGKNGSVIAGFAGATADAFTLLERLETKLEQYPDQLMRACVELAKDWRTDRYLRKLEAMMLVADKNVTLALTGLGDVLEPEDGIMAIGSGGNFALSAARALIDTDMDAETIARKAMKIASDICVYTNSNFIVETLDAE
- the hslU gene encoding ATP-dependent protease ATPase subunit HslU → MSSVFSPREIVSELDRFIIGQKDAKRAVAIALRNRWRRQQLQGEMREEVMPKNILMIGPTGVGKTEIARRLAKLAGSPFVKVEATKFTEVGYVGRDVEQIIRDLVEVAINLVREKKREAVKAKAHINAEERVLDALVGKTASPATRDSFRKKLREGELDDNEIEIEVADNSPNSAPTFDIPGMPGAQMGIMNLSDIFGKMGGRTKTRKTTVKNAFKPLIEDESDKLLDQDQIVQEALRSTENDGIVFIDEIDKIAAREGGLGAGVSREGVQRDLLPLIEGTTVATKYGQIKTDHILFIASGAFHVSKPSDLLPELQGRLPIRVELNALTREDFRRILTETEVSLIKQYIALMATENVTLEITDDAIDALADIAVDLNSTVENIGARRLQTVMERVLDEISFTAPDKSGTTFKVDAGYVKKAVGDLAANADLSRFIL